The following are encoded in a window of Bdellovibrio sp. ArHS genomic DNA:
- a CDS encoding methyl-accepting chemotaxis protein — protein sequence MTFFSSLKLSYKLGLSLGLIILIFIVAGFFTNITMGKLGQIQDAGSARFHDSQDVGSILARMEGFYAIVGDAVINMNLDETQKNLVEFKQQADADIAHVKKIVDSPEERAAAEEFEKAYRGYIDLFESKMLPALKQTSTIDANIRNIDGMIDEQRDLTRKPLETIAASLREESEKGDKEFHDIFKTGRLWSLLISVGGAVLAALIALLLSRSLTISLRAVTQVLSTGSSEVTAASGQMSQAAQTLSASSTEAAASLEETVASLEQLSNMVNLNSNNAKEAASLSRESTAIAEVGDKEMSNLVSAMNEISDSSRKMSDIITVIDDIAFQTNLLALNASVEAARAGEQGKGFAVVAEAVRALAQRSASSAKEIDALIRDSANKINSGVDIAGKSRDTLKSIVTSVQKANTLTGQIAEASVEQAHSLEQINKAMSQLDQATQNNAASAEETAATSEELSAQSEVLRRTVITLTEIVEGKS from the coding sequence ATGACATTTTTTTCATCTCTGAAGCTAAGTTATAAATTGGGATTATCACTGGGTTTGATTATTTTAATTTTCATCGTAGCCGGTTTTTTCACCAACATCACAATGGGAAAATTGGGACAAATTCAAGATGCGGGGTCCGCCCGATTTCATGACAGCCAGGATGTGGGCTCGATCCTCGCAAGAATGGAAGGCTTTTACGCCATCGTCGGGGATGCCGTCATCAATATGAACCTGGATGAAACCCAAAAAAATCTGGTTGAATTCAAACAACAAGCTGATGCCGATATCGCGCACGTTAAAAAGATCGTCGACAGTCCCGAAGAAAGAGCCGCCGCCGAGGAGTTCGAAAAAGCCTATCGTGGGTATATTGATCTATTTGAAAGCAAGATGCTTCCCGCCTTAAAGCAGACAAGCACCATTGACGCCAATATTCGCAACATCGACGGCATGATCGATGAGCAGCGAGATTTAACTCGGAAACCCCTTGAAACCATTGCCGCCTCTTTACGGGAAGAATCCGAAAAAGGTGACAAAGAGTTTCACGATATTTTTAAAACCGGACGCCTTTGGTCTTTGCTGATCTCGGTCGGCGGAGCTGTCTTGGCGGCATTGATCGCTCTCCTACTGTCTCGGTCTTTGACGATTTCGTTAAGAGCAGTGACTCAAGTTCTTTCCACCGGTTCTTCAGAAGTCACGGCGGCATCAGGACAAATGTCCCAGGCCGCGCAAACTCTGTCGGCCTCCTCGACCGAAGCCGCGGCATCCCTGGAAGAAACAGTGGCCAGCCTTGAGCAGCTTTCAAACATGGTCAATTTAAACTCCAACAACGCCAAAGAAGCCGCTTCATTATCGCGGGAAAGCACGGCCATTGCGGAAGTGGGCGATAAAGAAATGTCAAATCTGGTTTCCGCCATGAATGAAATCTCTGACAGCTCTCGCAAAATGAGCGACATCATCACTGTCATCGACGACATCGCTTTTCAAACCAACCTTCTTGCACTGAATGCTTCTGTTGAAGCCGCTCGCGCGGGCGAACAAGGAAAAGGTTTCGCCGTCGTCGCCGAAGCCGTTCGCGCATTGGCGCAAAGAAGTGCCAGTTCAGCAAAAGAAATCGACGCTCTGATTCGGGACAGTGCTAACAAAATCAATTCGGGCGTTGATATCGCGGGAAAAAGCCGAGACACGCTAAAAAGCATCGTTACGTCAGTGCAAAAAGCCAATACTCTGACCGGTCAGATTGCCGAGGCCAGCGTGGAACAAGCGCACAGTCTTGAACAAATCAACAAAGCCATGAGTCAGTTGGACCAAGCCACCCAGAACAATGCCGCCTCTGCGGAAGAGACCGCCGCCACCTCAGAAGAGCTTTCAGCCCAAAGCGAAGTCTTGCGACGGACTGTGATCACTTTGACTGAAATCGTCGAAGGCAAAAGCTAA